Proteins co-encoded in one Bacillus paramycoides genomic window:
- a CDS encoding DUF3784 domain-containing protein yields the protein MLKIIIASACLILFGLLGILIWKRKMFFLLAGYTPEVKSKIINVEKFARFNGMMIIFMGIWCFIWILFLMEKSYSSILFIIILIFTILFQAIFTNFFLIDRKK from the coding sequence ATGTTAAAAATTATTATTGCATCAGCTTGTTTAATTCTATTTGGTCTACTAGGTATACTAATCTGGAAAAGAAAGATGTTTTTTTTATTGGCTGGATATACACCTGAAGTGAAGTCTAAAATTATTAATGTGGAAAAGTTTGCGAGATTTAATGGTATGATGATTATTTTCATGGGAATTTGGTGTTTTATATGGATTTTATTTTTGATGGAAAAATCATATTCAAGTATTCTGTTTATTATTATACTTATATTTACAATTTTATTTCAAGCTATTTTTACAAATTTTTTCCTTATAGACCGAAAAAAGTAA
- a CDS encoding SdpA family antimicrobial peptide system protein, which produces MIRKDRKIFIFFVFTFVIYFTIFGLTILVAIPENPLSLSKNSSRLIKTIIPQGWGFYSKDPRDEMILIYDMEKKEILSDWPNNKVKNLFGLSREGRGKGVEAGLLFSKIGTSKWTTCNKKPVECLENLDSEVINNTTPYPSLCGDIGIGKQKPVPWIWGRNKNIEMPSKVVRVKSACSKK; this is translated from the coding sequence ATGATTAGAAAAGACAGAAAAATATTTATTTTCTTTGTTTTTACTTTTGTTATCTATTTTACCATATTTGGGTTAACAATTTTAGTAGCTATACCTGAAAATCCACTTTCTTTATCGAAAAATTCTTCTAGATTAATAAAAACGATCATACCACAAGGATGGGGTTTTTATAGTAAAGATCCTAGGGATGAGATGATATTAATTTATGATATGGAAAAGAAAGAAATCTTGTCTGATTGGCCCAATAATAAAGTTAAAAATTTGTTTGGTTTATCTAGGGAAGGGCGAGGAAAGGGTGTTGAAGCTGGACTTTTATTTTCTAAAATTGGTACTTCTAAGTGGACAACTTGTAATAAAAAACCAGTGGAATGTTTGGAAAACTTAGATTCAGAGGTTATAAATAATACAACTCCTTATCCAAGTTTATGCGGTGATATAGGTATTGGAAAACAAAAACCAGTACCATGGATATGGGGAAGAAATAAAAATATTGAAATGCCGTCTAAGGTAGTTAGGGTGAAATCTGCATGCTCCAAAAAATAG
- a CDS encoding sporulation-delaying protein SdpB family protein, producing MLQKIENKLLEYIINEKVWTNVYGVARSIIALSFLLTLLINDTKVFFRPTSDLSEFPVCSNVSFGLFCIIPTTGNYIILEVIRFVSIIILLLVVIGWRPKFTGILHWYIMYSWNTAAITLDGGEQVSSVITFLLIPITLTDHRKWHWTTLKEDEHKQCNIYKKALCIISYWFIRVQIAILYLHSTVAKVFEEEWINGTAVYYFLEDPIFGLNPYLHKIFDYFLTSPLIILPTWGTLIIQISLFGALFVNKKYWKYFLLVAIFMHEIFAVILGLISFSLVMLGVLILYLRPLDKEFSSIHIKNKIYKRKEEEVA from the coding sequence ATGCTCCAAAAAATAGAAAATAAATTGTTGGAATATATAATTAATGAAAAAGTGTGGACTAATGTATATGGGGTAGCAAGAAGTATTATAGCATTATCTTTTTTGTTAACCCTGTTAATCAATGATACAAAAGTATTTTTTAGACCGACTTCAGATTTAAGTGAATTTCCTGTTTGTAGTAATGTATCTTTCGGTTTATTTTGTATAATTCCTACTACGGGGAATTATATAATTTTAGAAGTTATAAGATTTGTATCTATTATTATTTTATTATTAGTTGTTATAGGTTGGAGACCTAAATTCACAGGTATCCTCCATTGGTATATTATGTATAGTTGGAATACTGCTGCTATTACCTTGGATGGAGGAGAACAGGTAAGCTCTGTTATAACATTTTTATTAATACCTATTACTCTTACAGATCATAGAAAGTGGCATTGGACTACATTAAAAGAAGATGAACATAAACAATGTAATATATATAAAAAAGCTTTATGTATTATTTCATATTGGTTTATCAGAGTTCAAATAGCTATTTTGTATTTGCATTCAACTGTAGCAAAGGTGTTTGAAGAAGAATGGATTAATGGAACAGCGGTATATTATTTTTTAGAAGATCCTATTTTTGGATTAAATCCATATTTACATAAAATATTTGATTATTTTTTAACTTCACCCTTAATAATTCTTCCTACATGGGGGACACTTATTATTCAAATATCATTATTTGGTGCATTATTTGTTAACAAAAAATATTGGAAATACTTTTTGTTAGTAGCTATTTTTATGCATGAGATATTTGCTGTTATTCTTGGATTAATTAGTTTTTCATTAGTAATGCTGGGTGTATTGATTCTTTATTTAAGACCTTTAGATAAAGAATTTTCTTCAATACATATTAAAAACAAAATTTATAAAAGGAAAGAGGAGGAAGTGGCATGA
- a CDS encoding sporulation delaying protein family toxin — MKKVFSITSLITAVALMFLVISNPFSASAKDTKHYTGKEIFAGIFFVQGEFAKELNKDVDVNGIEGVNKAENKIIYAELIKQMDKLDPSYFEDLEKAVYNKDYIKTDELFTKGGKLLNESVEKLNASKIDNNAIDNVQGVAVFPAISVAFTTAAAVAQLAVAVSYVVETGVAVHHAVKFWAPQENDGTKLSKEKFLTNVVKVATE; from the coding sequence ATGAAAAAAGTTTTTTCTATTACATCTTTGATTACTGCTGTAGCTTTAATGTTTTTGGTAATATCAAATCCTTTTAGTGCTAGTGCGAAGGATACTAAGCATTACACAGGAAAAGAAATTTTTGCAGGTATTTTCTTTGTTCAAGGTGAATTTGCTAAAGAATTAAATAAAGATGTAGATGTAAATGGGATAGAGGGTGTAAATAAAGCTGAAAATAAGATTATATATGCTGAGCTAATTAAACAAATGGATAAATTAGACCCTTCATATTTCGAAGATTTAGAAAAGGCTGTTTATAATAAGGATTATATAAAAACAGATGAACTTTTCACAAAAGGTGGAAAGTTATTGAACGAATCTGTAGAAAAACTTAATGCATCGAAAATTGATAATAATGCTATTGACAATGTTCAAGGAGTAGCTGTGTTCCCAGCGATTTCGGTAGCTTTTACAACAGCAGCAGCTGTAGCACAGTTAGCTGTAGCGGTATCATATGTTGTTGAAACTGGAGTTGCAGTACATCATGCAGTAAAATTCTGGGCACCACAAGAAAATGATGGTACAAAACTTTCAAAAGAGAAGTTTTTAACAAATGTTGTAAAGGTAGCTACTGAATAG
- a CDS encoding sensor histidine kinase — protein MYSDKIILLNILQLICIIGLFFVDLNNQLLGINKLALYIVLLFFTTFLLVTRFHFVNRLKIMIEELKRVINGNLTTRLIVNEDNVFNKMIFSVNELIEQLERVQIESIKSQNARKRLLSSISHDIRTPLTSIIGYIDALKDDIAVSREEKKEYLEIISRKSSNLKQLINEIFNMAKLDADEVLINPEFLELTEITREVLIEYLPEIKKNNLELKLSLPKTKCFITADYLSIIRIIDNLIKNAIIYGKEGKVLGIELIESNQEFQLLIWDKGQGIAEHDLNHIFERMYRSDQSRNSINGGSGLGLAIAKSLVEKNQGKIWVESSPWNKTVFGISFPKTKKV, from the coding sequence ATGTATAGCGACAAAATTATCTTGCTTAATATTCTTCAACTAATATGTATTATAGGACTTTTTTTTGTAGATTTAAATAACCAACTATTAGGAATAAATAAGCTTGCTTTGTACATAGTACTACTTTTCTTTACGACCTTTCTCTTAGTTACAAGGTTTCACTTTGTTAATCGTTTGAAAATAATGATTGAGGAGTTAAAACGTGTAATTAACGGAAATTTAACAACAAGGTTAATTGTAAATGAAGATAATGTATTTAATAAAATGATATTTTCTGTGAATGAATTAATTGAACAGCTAGAGAGAGTTCAAATCGAATCCATTAAATCTCAAAATGCGAGAAAAAGACTCTTATCAAGTATTTCTCATGATATCAGAACTCCTCTTACATCTATTATAGGATATATTGATGCTTTAAAAGATGATATAGCTGTTTCTCGAGAAGAAAAAAAAGAGTATCTTGAAATTATTTCAAGAAAATCTAGCAACTTAAAGCAATTAATCAATGAAATATTTAATATGGCAAAACTAGATGCAGATGAAGTTTTAATAAATCCTGAATTTCTAGAGTTAACTGAGATTACGAGAGAGGTACTAATTGAGTATTTACCTGAAATCAAGAAAAATAATTTGGAATTAAAGCTTAGTTTACCAAAAACAAAATGTTTTATCACGGCAGATTATCTAAGTATTATAAGAATTATAGATAACTTAATAAAAAATGCTATTATATATGGGAAAGAAGGAAAAGTACTTGGGATAGAACTCATTGAATCAAATCAAGAATTCCAATTGCTTATTTGGGATAAAGGACAGGGAATCGCGGAACATGATTTGAATCATATATTTGAACGAATGTATCGTAGTGACCAATCAAGAAATTCTATTAATGGAGGTAGCGGATTAGGGCTTGCTATTGCTAAATCCTTAGTAGAAAAAAACCAGGGCAAGATATGGGTTGAAAGTAGTCCATGGAATAAAACAGTTTTTGGTATCTCTTTCCCAAAAACAAAAAAAGTTTAA
- a CDS encoding response regulator transcription factor, translating to MREIRILIADDEKEIRDLLKKYMERELYKVDVAIDGEHALSLFNKNKYDLFILDLMMPKIDGIEVCRKLREKTNVPILMLTAKNHETDKILGLSMGADDYITKPFSINEVVARVKALMRRFLVLGSEAGDREQTRIEFKEISIDMKKYTVFKEGEEIPLTAKEMELLRFFASNPEQVFTKSQLFRNVWGDNYLEDDNTVMVHIRKLRKKIEVDPSNPQLIQTVWGIGYKFVGDQNV from the coding sequence TTGCGAGAAATTAGAATTCTTATAGCGGATGATGAAAAAGAAATTAGAGATTTATTAAAAAAATATATGGAGCGAGAATTATATAAGGTTGATGTAGCTATAGATGGCGAGCACGCTCTTTCTTTATTTAATAAAAACAAATATGATTTGTTTATATTAGATCTTATGATGCCAAAAATTGATGGGATTGAGGTCTGCAGAAAATTAAGAGAAAAAACGAATGTTCCTATTCTAATGCTAACTGCTAAAAATCATGAAACTGATAAGATATTAGGTTTAAGTATGGGCGCAGATGACTATATTACAAAACCTTTTAGTATAAATGAGGTAGTAGCTAGAGTTAAAGCTCTTATGAGGAGGTTTTTAGTTTTAGGAAGTGAAGCAGGGGATAGAGAACAAACACGTATAGAGTTTAAAGAAATCTCAATTGATATGAAAAAATATACTGTTTTCAAAGAGGGAGAAGAGATTCCTTTAACTGCAAAAGAGATGGAATTACTAAGGTTTTTCGCTTCAAATCCGGAGCAAGTGTTTACAAAATCTCAGTTGTTCCGTAATGTTTGGGGGGACAACTATTTAGAAGATGATAATACTGTCATGGTCCATATTCGAAAACTTAGAAAAAAAATAGAAGTAGATCCTTCTAATCCTCAATTAATACAAACAGTTTGGGGAATAGGATATAAGTTTGTAGGTGACCAAAATGTATAG